DNA from Rubripirellula lacrimiformis:
ACGTACTTCTCGTTCAGCGTCGACGTGGGCAATCCGCACGCGTTGTAGCCGAGGCCAGATACCGCGGCAGCGTCCTTCACACCTTCAACGATTACCCAAACCTCACCAGGGCAAGGCAGCTTCCCGGGAAAAAACAATCCCGAGTTGCCGGCACCTTGCTTGAACTTTCCTTTATCGCCAGGATCGGCAATGAGGTCGAAGTGAGAATGGATTTCGCCAAGCTCGTTGCAAACGGGGATCCTCGCCACATCACGCCCGCCTCGTTTGGCCGAAGTGGCGCCGAAGCGACGCAGCACGTCACCATCAATTCCCTTCGCCCTAGCGACTCGGTCAACGATGTCATTCGTGGCTTCTGAACGATCCGATGCCAGTGGATGGGCCGAACCGTCCAGGAACTCAGCAATACGCCTTGCTGCGTCGCCTTGGCTTGTGCCGGCGAACGCGGCGACTGTTGCAACCACATCGCCAGTGGGCTGATCCCCCGTGCAGGTTCGGCAAGCGATTCGTCCATGGTCATTCGCATTTCCTTCTGCGGGCCATATGACCGTGTCTCCTCCGCAAACCGGACACGGATGATCTTCAGCCCCCTTTTGGATCACAGTCGACGGGAGTGGAGTTAACGCGGCGATGACCTCGCCACAACGACCAACCGATTCCCGGTTGGCTCTTTCAATCAAAGAACTCATCGGCGGCCTCCTTTCCTGATCTTTGGGCATCCATCCGAAATCCACGCCCTAACGGCACTGGGTTCCCAGCGGACGAGCCGTCCGATCCTGAAGGGACGTGGCATTCGCCCCGAGTCAGCAAGACGCCGGACGTGAGCCGGCGAGCATTGGAGCAAGGTAGCGACATCGTCAACGGACATGGCCACATCAGAAGGCGGCTGTTTAGGAAGTTGCGTCATTGCACTTCTCCTTTCCAGCCAGGATCCATTCAAGGACCTTCGGTTCGATAAAATCGGTGTCCGATTCGGGGAATCCTTCTTCAGCCAGCTCGAGCCAAGTCTGGCAGGCACTCAAATCGTCAACTGAATACAGGTTGAAACCGGACATTCGGAAGCAGGGGATCGGTCCGTCCGGCGCCGTCAGCACTACCAGCTGATACTCGCTAATTTCGAGAATTTCCGCAGCCTCAATTTGACCGACTAACTTCGTAACTTTCGACATGGGGACTCCAAAGGTTTGATGGGCCCGCGAAATGCAGGCCTCTACCTATGTCCCAGCGTTCGGGCAAATTCCGTCCGAACACGCTATTGCCATCCGTTGCCACGGCCAGGAACCTGCGGTTCTACCGACGCAAATGGCAAGCAAGAAAAAATTTTTCCGATTTGCTGTTCGCCCGAATAGTTTCCCGAATGGTCGAACGGTTTGGGGAGTATCCATCGTCGCTGGAAAAGATTTGTCCAGATACCTGAACATGGTGGAGTCTGTGAACCTGTGCATGCCTCGAAATCCCCAAGGCGAGAATCGGGAGATCGCCTCGGTTCACGGTGCAGAGGCGGTTGTGGCTAAGTGCGAGGACGGTCTGCGGATCCGACAGGGGGGCAACTGTCACGGGGCGCTCGAAAAGAAACCACCTGTGGGCGCCAAAAACGCCCCCACGCAAATGGATAACGCAAGCCAATTCGTTTTTTGGATTTACAGCCCGTTGCCCCGTCCTCGGGGCTTTAAATCCGAAGAACGAATTTGCGGACACACCTCAAATTGGTGGGGGCACGAAAAGCGCCCATTGCTGGTCCCATCGAGGCGCCCCGTGACAGGCAACGCTGACAGGAACGTCGGTGGGGAGCCTGAAGAGCGCGTAGGATCGTAAACACAGACGAACAACGCGGGTGCTGAATTTTCCGTAGATTCAGTCGAATAAAGGCTCCAGCGAAGATGATCCCCAAACTATTTGATCGGAACCGCGCCCCGTCACGGAAACGAAGCGGATTCCTCAGGCTACCCGGTGTGCGCGAGACAGCTCGTCTTCACCGTCACTCGCCGACCGATGTGGCGGGCAAATGGCTGAAACGTGTTCTAAACGGCTTGTTGAATGTTCACGCCATGTCGGGCAACCTGGCTCATTTGCAAGTGTTCCGCCAAGAGGTCGGCAAGCTTTGATTCACCGAGCTACGTGGAAGATTGCAACGCTACCGCTGTACGTGGGCAGGGATGCGTAACTTGATTGACAAGTGCCTAAAAACTTCCGGTGATGCGTAACCGTACACCAAAACCATTGTAGGCGCAGGTTTTAGGCTATTGGGTTTACCTTGCTTCCCAATGGAGAACCCTATGAATCGAGCCGAAACCGCGAAGCTTTGGACGGAGCGTCTGCAACGATTTGAGCAAGCTCAGATGACGGTCGCTCAATTCTGTTCCGCCGAAGGTGTTTCGCAGCCGTCTTTCTACAACTGGAAACGCAAGCTGCGGTCGACGCGGGATCCGAAAGTCCCCGTCGTGGCCAAGTTTGTGCCCGTCTCGTTTCAAGCCACACCGGATCGCCCCGCTCCCGCAGCCAATCTCGCGAACGCGACGATTGAACTTCCCGGTGGCATCCGCATTCGTATCGAAGTGCCAACTGATTCTCAGCCGAATCCACTGCGCAAGGATCAACCATGATCGGATTGCCTGATGGCATGCCGATCTATCTGTGCACCGAGCCGGTCGACTTTCGAAAAGGCTTTGATGGTCTGACCGGAATCGTCACCACCTCGTTGGGCAAGAGCGTCACCGACGGTTCGCTGTTTCTGTTTGTCAATCGAAAGCGAGACCGCATCAAAGCCCTCTGGTGGGAGACTGGTGGATTGACCTTGTGGTACAGGCGACTCGAGCAAGGCACCGTCGAGCTGCCAACGCCTCCCTGTGATCAAACGCACGTCACGATCGATTCGGTCGAACTGGCCATGTGGATCGCAGGCGTCTCACTGAAATCGGCCAAGACAAGACGCAAGCGAATGGTGGCGTAGGGCCGTCTGGCCGGCCAGTTCCACTTCGCATCAATCAGTTCCACTTCGCATCAACCGGCTTCGTGAGAACATTCTCGCGGGGCCGGTTTTCTTTTGGACTTTCGTGGGGACGCACTTGCGCTTTTGGTGGCGAACTTTATAATGTCGCCATCATGGATCCCAAACCACTCCCCGCCGACCTCGATGCTGCTCATGCGTTGATTCAAAAACAAGCCGTCGCACTGGAGTTGAAAGACAAGCTGATTGAGGAACAAGCCCACAGCGTCTTAGAACTTAAGTCCGACCGTGACAAACTCGACGAGAAGAACATCGAGCTGAACCTGACGATCGAGAAACTTCTCAAGCAACTTTTTGGTCGCAAGAGTGAGCGACGCATCGACTGTGACGGCCAGCTGCATTTCGACTTGGGCGAAGAGCCCACGCCCGAAGTCATCAGCGCACTCGAAGAAGCGATCTGCGACGCTCGACAAATTGTTGACGATGCCGAAGAAGACAAGAAGAAGCGACGACGAAATCGCTCCGCAACCGGCGACCGCAAGTTCCCCGAACATTTGCCGCGCTATGAACGCATCGTCGATGTGCCCGAAGGAAAACGCGAAGGCTTGACCCTGATCGGCTATGACGAAGTTGAAACGCTGGAGTGGGTTCCCGCGGATCTCAAAGTCCGACTAACCAAGTATGCCAAATACGTCCACCCAACCGACAAAGCGCAAGGCATCGTCAGCCCCGAGCGGCCCACGGGCCTCGTCGAATGGGATCGCTTCGACGCCTCGATCGGTGTCGAGGTGGTGGCCTGGAAGTACTTCTATCACCTGCCGTTCTATCGTCAACAAGACATGTTCGGGGCCAGCGGCTGGACGCCCAGTCGCAGCACACTGCAGAACATCGAAACGGCCGTCGAGTTCGCCCTGCGTCCGCTCGCCGAGCACTTGCAGAGCATTCTGAAACAAGATCCCACCGTTGGCTGTGATGACACCGGCGTGCTGTTGATTACGCCCGCCGCGATGCCGGACTTATCGGATCACCCGCGCGGTAAACGTATCACCGAGGTCCTCGAGAAGGCGATGACCACAGGCAAGCCAAGCATCAAAGCGAACTTCTGGGGCTACTACGCTTCACGGCTTCCGGTTGTCGCTTTCGACTTCACGGTTAGCCGTCACCGTGATGGTCCGGACGACGTGCTGAGTGACTTTGAAGGTAACCTGATTGGCGACTGTTGGTCGGGATTTCAGAAGATCCAAATACGAAGCGACTCGCGAATCACTTTCGCAGCGTGCTGGGCACATGCGCGTCGCAAGATCGACGAGTGCCGCAGTGCGTTCCCGATCCAAGTGGCGAAACTTGAGTCGTTGATTGGAAATCTTTACGACGTGGAGGATCAATGCAAACACCTTACTGCGCCGGAGCAACTTTCGCGACGCCAAAGCCTGTCACGTCATGTTCTGGATCAGATCGAAGCCTATCTTTCCAGTGAAGCGATGCAGTCACCGAAGGTGCTTCCCAAGAGCAACCTTGGGATGGCGGCGGCCTACGTCCGTCGGCACTGGGAGGCACTCCATCGTTTTACCGAAGATGTATCGATCCCGCTGGACAACAACGACTGCGAGCAGTTGATGAAGCGGGTGGCGACGGGTCGCAAGAACTGGATGTTCAAAGGCTCGGTGGCCGCGGGCGAACGGGCTGCAAACTTAATGACAATCATCGGGAGCGCGATCCGCAACAACTTGGACGTGCGAGCGTACTTGGATGATGTCCTGCGGCGTGCGCTATCCGGCGAAACCGACTGGCAATCAATGACGCCCCATGCCTGGAAGGCAGAACATCCCGAATCGATCCGGCAATACCGCGACGACGAACGTCGCCAAGCCGCCGACCGCAAGAAAACTCGCCGCGCCCGCCGCCGAACCCGCAAAAAGTAACCAACCCCAAGCGCCCAACTGGTGCTGGTGTACGGTTACGCATCACCAAGCAGAAGTGCTTCCCCAATATCTAACAGCGGGAGCATTTCCATTAGCCCGCTCATCGAATCTGGAATCAGCCGTCCGACGACGGATTGATCTCGATCGTTGGTCAAACGAAGAACCAGGAAGTTGTTGCACTGGCTCAGAATCGTTCTGCTGACATCAGAGGGGCGTTGACTGACAACAACAAGCGAAACGCCATATTTCCGACCTTCTTTTGCGATGCGTTCAAATGTGGCAAGGGCCTGTTTCTCAACCGCATCGGCGTCGTCTTTCACCGGTAGGTAGAGATGGGCCTCATCGCAGATGATTGAAAACGGAGTGCGTTTCTCTGGACGCAACCAAAATTGCAGATCGTAGAGCAAGCGAGCAAAGGTGCCGGTGACGATCGGAAGCACGTCAGTTGGTACTTCCGAAAAGTCAATAATCTTGATGCCGGGCCGATCCGGGTCAGACCGTAGTGCTGAGACAAGTTGTTTTGCCAGCCAGTCGTATTCCATCGCCGCTTGCGGCGGATGAAACAAAAATCCGTAGCGTCGATCGTCTAGCTTCGCCTTCATTCGTCCCAGAAATCTAGTTAGCTTTCCGTTCCAGTCACCCTTGACTGGTTTTGCTGTTTTCCCCGGCACCATCTCGGTGTCATCGTGCTCAACCCTGCTTACCAATTCCCCGATGTCGTACGGAATCGGAGAGTCGACCGTAAACGTCATTTCTGTCTCGGTTTGCTTCTCCGCTTGCAAGGTCTGCAGTTTCAAATCTCGAACGTGTGACGTAAACCTCGATGCTTGATTGGGAGCGTTTTGGTCACTGCGGTCGAGGATCATCGAGAGCATTTCGTCACGATTCAGCAACCAGTATGGAAGGAACAAGACGTCATCACCAGGCGCATCAAGATCGCCAGGCCCTGCGATTCGGTAACGGGTGGCGTAACCATTTTTTTTGTCGGCTAAAGGTTCGTACTCGCCGTGCATATCAAAGACGATGATGTTCGGG
Protein-coding regions in this window:
- a CDS encoding IS66 family transposase, which produces MDPKPLPADLDAAHALIQKQAVALELKDKLIEEQAHSVLELKSDRDKLDEKNIELNLTIEKLLKQLFGRKSERRIDCDGQLHFDLGEEPTPEVISALEEAICDARQIVDDAEEDKKKRRRNRSATGDRKFPEHLPRYERIVDVPEGKREGLTLIGYDEVETLEWVPADLKVRLTKYAKYVHPTDKAQGIVSPERPTGLVEWDRFDASIGVEVVAWKYFYHLPFYRQQDMFGASGWTPSRSTLQNIETAVEFALRPLAEHLQSILKQDPTVGCDDTGVLLITPAAMPDLSDHPRGKRITEVLEKAMTTGKPSIKANFWGYYASRLPVVAFDFTVSRHRDGPDDVLSDFEGNLIGDCWSGFQKIQIRSDSRITFAACWAHARRKIDECRSAFPIQVAKLESLIGNLYDVEDQCKHLTAPEQLSRRQSLSRHVLDQIEAYLSSEAMQSPKVLPKSNLGMAAAYVRRHWEALHRFTEDVSIPLDNNDCEQLMKRVATGRKNWMFKGSVAAGERAANLMTIIGSAIRNNLDVRAYLDDVLRRALSGETDWQSMTPHAWKAEHPESIRQYRDDERRQAADRKKTRRARRRTRKK
- a CDS encoding helix-turn-helix transcriptional regulator, encoding MTQLPKQPPSDVAMSVDDVATLLQCSPAHVRRLADSGRMPRPFRIGRLVRWEPSAVRAWISDGCPKIRKGGRR
- the tnpB gene encoding IS66 family insertion sequence element accessory protein TnpB (TnpB, as the term is used for proteins encoded by IS66 family insertion elements, is considered an accessory protein, since TnpC, encoded by a neighboring gene, is a DDE family transposase.) — translated: MIGLPDGMPIYLCTEPVDFRKGFDGLTGIVTTSLGKSVTDGSLFLFVNRKRDRIKALWWETGGLTLWYRRLEQGTVELPTPPCDQTHVTIDSVELAMWIAGVSLKSAKTRRKRMVA
- the tnpA gene encoding IS66 family insertion sequence element accessory protein TnpA, with product MNRAETAKLWTERLQRFEQAQMTVAQFCSAEGVSQPSFYNWKRKLRSTRDPKVPVVAKFVPVSFQATPDRPAPAANLANATIELPGGIRIRIEVPTDSQPNPLRKDQP
- a CDS encoding ATP-binding protein translates to MPDAALQFKSTDILGKVAAVDTTRVLIGVSDPQLITRVGIGNLIAVKGSTEHEFLIGITEKVTRSIREEFLDEEQESSDSLELGFRADDVVRVVLVGTFRTVQGDEPNKFKRGADTFPQIDRDCYFIEGANLQRFMGLLGAELKEEERLELGNFVIDPNAKAVASGDRFFQRHASILGSTGSGKSYAVALLLERASKLKHPNIIVFDMHGEYEPLADKKNGYATRYRIAGPGDLDAPGDDVLFLPYWLLNRDEMLSMILDRSDQNAPNQASRFTSHVRDLKLQTLQAEKQTETEMTFTVDSPIPYDIGELVSRVEHDDTEMVPGKTAKPVKGDWNGKLTRFLGRMKAKLDDRRYGFLFHPPQAAMEYDWLAKQLVSALRSDPDRPGIKIIDFSEVPTDVLPIVTGTFARLLYDLQFWLRPEKRTPFSIICDEAHLYLPVKDDADAVEKQALATFERIAKEGRKYGVSLVVVSQRPSDVSRTILSQCNNFLVLRLTNDRDQSVVGRLIPDSMSGLMEMLPLLDIGEALLLGDA